In Pelmatolapia mariae isolate MD_Pm_ZW linkage group LG2, Pm_UMD_F_2, whole genome shotgun sequence, one DNA window encodes the following:
- the gria2b gene encoding glutamate receptor 2b isoform X2 has translation MEKIVNLFVSLLLVLWGCALGGSPSVQIGGLFPRGADQEYSAFRIGMVQFGTSEFRLTPHIDNLEVANSFAVTNCFCSQFSRGVYAIFGFYDKKSVNTITSFCGTLHVSFITPSFPLDGSHQFIIQMRPDIKGPLLSLIEYYKWDKFAYLYDSDRGLTTLQIVLDTAAEKKWQVTAINVGNLKDERKDEAYRSLFQDLENKKERRVILDCEQDKVKDIMEQVITIGRHVKGYHYIIANLGFIDGDLSKIQYGGANVSGFQIVDFDDPLVSKFDQRWEALEEKEYPGADSKIRYTSALTYDAVQVMTEAFRYLHKQRIDFTRRANTGDCLANPAVPWAQGVEIERALKQVRVEGLTGNIQFDQHGKRVNYSVNIMELKSNGPVKIGYWNEMDKMAVTKSDVFTNDTTGMENKTVIVTTILEAPYVMLKKNADLFVDNERYEGYCVDLAAEIAKHCGFKYQLKIVGDGKYGARDAETKIWNGMVGELVYGKADIAVAPLTITLVREEVIDFSKPFMSLGISIMIKKPQKSKPGVFSFLDPLAYEIWMCIVFAYIGVSVVLFLVSRFSPYEWHTEEYEDGQIQTNESTNEFGIFNSLWFSLGAFMRQGCDISPRSLSGRIVGGVWWFFTLIIISSYTANLAAFLTVERMVSPIESAEDLAKQTEIAYGTLDSGSTKEFFRRSKIALFDKMWTYMRGAEPSVFVKTTAEGVQRVRKSKGKYAYLLESTMNEYIEQRKPCDTMKVGGNLDSKGYGIATPKGSSLRTPVNLAVLKLSEQGVLDKLKNKWWYDKGECGAKDSGSKEKTSALSLSNVAGVFYILVGGLGLAMLVALIEFCYKSRAEAKRMKMTFGDAMRNKARLSVTGSTGENGRVMTPEFPKAVHAVPYVRPDMGLNVSLTDLS, from the exons tctgTTCACAGTTCTCTAGAGGAGTGTATGCCATTTTTGGATTCTATGACAAGAAGTCTGTAAACACCATCACCTCGTTTTGTGGGACGCTACATGTCTCCTTCATAACACCCAGCTTCCCTCTGGATGGAAGTCATCAGTTCATTATCCAGATGCGACCAGATATCAAGGGCCCCCTCCTCAGCCTTATTGAGTACTACAAGTGGGACAAGTTTGCCTATCTCTACGACAGCGATCGAG GCCTGACAACACTGCAAATTGTTCTGGACACCGCAGCAGAGAAAAAGTGGCAGGTAACTGCCATTAATGTGGGAAATCTTAAAGATGAGAGAAAGGATGAGGCCTACCGCTCACTGTTCCAAGATCTGGAGAACAAAAAAGAGAGGAGGGTGATACTGGACTGTGAACAGGATAAAGTGAAGGACATTATGGAACAG GTCATCACAATTGGCAGACATGTTAAAGGCTACCACTACATTATAGCCAATCTG GGTTTCATTGATGGAGACCTGTCCAAAATTCAGTATGGTGGAGCAAATGTTTCAGGCTTTCAGATTGTTGATTTTGATGATCCCTTGGTTTCCAAATTTGATCAGCGATGGGAGGCACTAGAAGAAAAAGAATATCCTGGAGCTGACAGCAAAATAAGG TATACATCTGCGCTGACCTATGACGCCGTTCAGGTGATGACAGAAGCTTTTCGATACCTTCATAAACAACGCATTGACTTTACCAGGAGGGCCAACACTGGTGACTGCTTGGCTAATCctgctgtgccatgggctcagGGTGTGGAGATTGAGCGAGCACTGAAACAG GTTCGAGTGGAAGGCCTGACAGGAAACATCCAATTTGACCAGCATGGCAAGAGAGTCAATTACTCAGTGAATATAATGGAATTAAAGAGTAATGGTCCTGTAAAA ATTGGATACTGGAATGAAATGGATAAAATGGCTGTCACCAAATCAGATGTCTTTACAAATGACACAACAGGAATGGAAAACAAAACTGTTATTGTGACCACCATTTTG GAAGCTCCGTATGTAATGCTGAAAAAGAATGCTGACCTTTTTGTAGACAATGAGCGCTACGAGGGTTACTGTGTAGATCTTGCTGCTGAGATAGCGAAGCACTGTGGCTTCAAATATCAACTGAAAATAGTGGGGGATGGAAAATATGGCGCAAGAGATGCAGAGACCAAAATCTGGAATGGAATGGTTGGAGAATTGGTATATGGG AAAGCAGACATCGCAGTGGCTCCTCTGACCATCACATTGGTGCGAGAGGAAGTGATTGACTTCTCCAAACCTTTCATGTCACTGGGCATTTCCATCATGATCAAGAAGCCTCAGAAATCCAAGCCTGGAGTTTTCTCTTTCTTGGATCCACTGGCTTATGAGATTTGGATGTGTATAGTTTTTGCTTACATTGGTGTCAGCGTGGTGCTGTTCCTCGTCAGCCGCTTCAGCCCCTACGAGTGGCACACTGAGGAGTATGAGGACGGGCAGATCCAGACCAATGAGTCTACTAATGAGTTTGGCATATTCAACAGCCTGTGGTTCTCCCTTGGAGCCTTTATGCGACAAGGCTGTGACATCTCTCCTAG ATCTCTGTCTGGACGCATCGTTGGTGGCGTGTGGTGGTTTTTCACCTTAATCATCATTTCTTCCTACACTGCTAACCTGGCTGCTTTTCTGACGGTTGAAAGAATGGTTTCTCCCATTGAAAGTGCCGAGGACCTGGCTAAACAGACTGAGATAGCTTATGGGACTCTGGACTCTGGCTCCACAAAAGAGTTTTTTAGG CGCTCAAAGATTGCCCTTTTTGACAAAATGTGGACATACATGCGCGGTGCAGAGCCCTCTGTGTTTGTGAAAACCACAGCAGAGGGGGTTCAGAGGGTCCGCAAGTCCAAGGGGAAGTATGCCTACCTTCTAGAGTCCACCATGAATGAGTACATCGAGCAGCGAAAGCCCTGCGACACCATGAAGGTGGGAGGAAACCTAGACTCCAAGGGCTACGGAATCGCCACACCGAAAGGATCCTCATTAAG AACGCCAGTAAACCTTGCGGTATTGAAACTCAGTGAGCAAGGCGTCTTAGacaagctgaaaaacaaatggtgGTACGATAAGGGTGAATGTGGAGCCAAGGACTCTGGAAGTAAG GAGAAGACGAGCGCCCTCAGCCTGAGCAACGTGGCTGGGGTCTTCTACATTCTGGTCGGAGGACTCGGTTTGGCCATGCTGGTGGCCTTGATTGAGTTCTGTTACAAGTCCAGAGCCGAGGCGAAACGAATGAAG atGACCTTTGGGGATGCCATGAGGAATAAAGCAAGACTTTCCGTCACAGGGAGTACTGGGGAGAATGGTCGGGTGATGACTCCAGAGTTTCCTAAAGCTGTCCACGCCGTCCCTTATGTGAGACCTGACATGGGACTGAACGTCAGCCTGACAGATCTGTCCTGA
- the gria2b gene encoding glutamate receptor 2b isoform X1 gives MEKIVNLFVSLLLVLWGCALGGSPSVQIGGLFPRGADQEYSAFRIGMVQFGTSEFRLTPHIDNLEVANSFAVTNCFCSQFSRGVYAIFGFYDKKSVNTITSFCGTLHVSFITPSFPLDGSHQFIIQMRPDIKGPLLSLIEYYKWDKFAYLYDSDRGLTTLQIVLDTAAEKKWQVTAINVGNLKDERKDEAYRSLFQDLENKKERRVILDCEQDKVKDIMEQVITIGRHVKGYHYIIANLGFIDGDLSKIQYGGANVSGFQIVDFDDPLVSKFDQRWEALEEKEYPGADSKIRYTSALTYDAVQVMTEAFRYLHKQRIDFTRRANTGDCLANPAVPWAQGVEIERALKQVRVEGLTGNIQFDQHGKRVNYSVNIMELKSNGPVKIGYWNEMDKMAVTKSDVFTNDTTGMENKTVIVTTILEAPYVMLKKNADLFVDNERYEGYCVDLAAEIAKHCGFKYQLKIVGDGKYGARDAETKIWNGMVGELVYGKADIAVAPLTITLVREEVIDFSKPFMSLGISIMIKKPQKSKPGVFSFLDPLAYEIWMCIVFAYIGVSVVLFLVSRFSPYEWHTEEYEDGQIQTNESTNEFGIFNSLWFSLGAFMRQGCDISPRSLSGRIVGGVWWFFTLIIISSYTANLAAFLTVERMVSPIESAEDLAKQTEIAYGTLDSGSTKEFFRRSKIALFDKMWTYMRGAEPSVFVKTTAEGVQRVRKSKGKYAYLLESTMNEYIEQRKPCDTMKVGGNLDSKGYGIATPKGSSLRNAVNLAVLKLNEQGLLDKLKNKWWYDKGECGSGGGDSKEKTSALSLSNVAGVFYILVGGLGLAMLVALIEFCYKSRAEAKRMKMTFGDAMRNKARLSVTGSTGENGRVMTPEFPKAVHAVPYVRPDMGLNVSLTDLS, from the exons tctgTTCACAGTTCTCTAGAGGAGTGTATGCCATTTTTGGATTCTATGACAAGAAGTCTGTAAACACCATCACCTCGTTTTGTGGGACGCTACATGTCTCCTTCATAACACCCAGCTTCCCTCTGGATGGAAGTCATCAGTTCATTATCCAGATGCGACCAGATATCAAGGGCCCCCTCCTCAGCCTTATTGAGTACTACAAGTGGGACAAGTTTGCCTATCTCTACGACAGCGATCGAG GCCTGACAACACTGCAAATTGTTCTGGACACCGCAGCAGAGAAAAAGTGGCAGGTAACTGCCATTAATGTGGGAAATCTTAAAGATGAGAGAAAGGATGAGGCCTACCGCTCACTGTTCCAAGATCTGGAGAACAAAAAAGAGAGGAGGGTGATACTGGACTGTGAACAGGATAAAGTGAAGGACATTATGGAACAG GTCATCACAATTGGCAGACATGTTAAAGGCTACCACTACATTATAGCCAATCTG GGTTTCATTGATGGAGACCTGTCCAAAATTCAGTATGGTGGAGCAAATGTTTCAGGCTTTCAGATTGTTGATTTTGATGATCCCTTGGTTTCCAAATTTGATCAGCGATGGGAGGCACTAGAAGAAAAAGAATATCCTGGAGCTGACAGCAAAATAAGG TATACATCTGCGCTGACCTATGACGCCGTTCAGGTGATGACAGAAGCTTTTCGATACCTTCATAAACAACGCATTGACTTTACCAGGAGGGCCAACACTGGTGACTGCTTGGCTAATCctgctgtgccatgggctcagGGTGTGGAGATTGAGCGAGCACTGAAACAG GTTCGAGTGGAAGGCCTGACAGGAAACATCCAATTTGACCAGCATGGCAAGAGAGTCAATTACTCAGTGAATATAATGGAATTAAAGAGTAATGGTCCTGTAAAA ATTGGATACTGGAATGAAATGGATAAAATGGCTGTCACCAAATCAGATGTCTTTACAAATGACACAACAGGAATGGAAAACAAAACTGTTATTGTGACCACCATTTTG GAAGCTCCGTATGTAATGCTGAAAAAGAATGCTGACCTTTTTGTAGACAATGAGCGCTACGAGGGTTACTGTGTAGATCTTGCTGCTGAGATAGCGAAGCACTGTGGCTTCAAATATCAACTGAAAATAGTGGGGGATGGAAAATATGGCGCAAGAGATGCAGAGACCAAAATCTGGAATGGAATGGTTGGAGAATTGGTATATGGG AAAGCAGACATCGCAGTGGCTCCTCTGACCATCACATTGGTGCGAGAGGAAGTGATTGACTTCTCCAAACCTTTCATGTCACTGGGCATTTCCATCATGATCAAGAAGCCTCAGAAATCCAAGCCTGGAGTTTTCTCTTTCTTGGATCCACTGGCTTATGAGATTTGGATGTGTATAGTTTTTGCTTACATTGGTGTCAGCGTGGTGCTGTTCCTCGTCAGCCGCTTCAGCCCCTACGAGTGGCACACTGAGGAGTATGAGGACGGGCAGATCCAGACCAATGAGTCTACTAATGAGTTTGGCATATTCAACAGCCTGTGGTTCTCCCTTGGAGCCTTTATGCGACAAGGCTGTGACATCTCTCCTAG ATCTCTGTCTGGACGCATCGTTGGTGGCGTGTGGTGGTTTTTCACCTTAATCATCATTTCTTCCTACACTGCTAACCTGGCTGCTTTTCTGACGGTTGAAAGAATGGTTTCTCCCATTGAAAGTGCCGAGGACCTGGCTAAACAGACTGAGATAGCTTATGGGACTCTGGACTCTGGCTCCACAAAAGAGTTTTTTAGG CGCTCAAAGATTGCCCTTTTTGACAAAATGTGGACATACATGCGCGGTGCAGAGCCCTCTGTGTTTGTGAAAACCACAGCAGAGGGGGTTCAGAGGGTCCGCAAGTCCAAGGGGAAGTATGCCTACCTTCTAGAGTCCACCATGAATGAGTACATCGAGCAGCGAAAGCCCTGCGACACCATGAAGGTGGGAGGAAACCTAGACTCCAAGGGCTACGGAATCGCCACACCGAAAGGATCCTCATTAAG AAATGCGGTTAACCTCGCAGTACTAAAACTGAATGAGCAAGGCCTGTTGGACAAATTGAAAAACAAATGGTGGTACGACAAAGGAGAGTGCGGCAGCGGGGGAGGTGATTCCAAG GAGAAGACGAGCGCCCTCAGCCTGAGCAACGTGGCTGGGGTCTTCTACATTCTGGTCGGAGGACTCGGTTTGGCCATGCTGGTGGCCTTGATTGAGTTCTGTTACAAGTCCAGAGCCGAGGCGAAACGAATGAAG atGACCTTTGGGGATGCCATGAGGAATAAAGCAAGACTTTCCGTCACAGGGAGTACTGGGGAGAATGGTCGGGTGATGACTCCAGAGTTTCCTAAAGCTGTCCACGCCGTCCCTTATGTGAGACCTGACATGGGACTGAACGTCAGCCTGACAGATCTGTCCTGA
- the gria2b gene encoding glutamate receptor 2b isoform X5 → MEKIVNLFVSLLLVLWGCALGGSPSVQIGGLFPRGADQEYSAFRIGMVQFGTSEFRLTPHIDNLEVANSFAVTNCFCSQFSRGVYAIFGFYDKKSVNTITSFCGTLHVSFITPSFPLDGSHQFIIQMRPDIKGPLLSLIEYYKWDKFAYLYDSDRGLTTLQIVLDTAAEKKWQVTAINVGNLKDERKDEAYRSLFQDLENKKERRVILDCEQDKVKDIMEQVITIGRHVKGYHYIIANLGFIDGDLSKIQYGGANVSGFQIVDFDDPLVSKFDQRWEALEEKEYPGADSKIRYTSALTYDAVQVMTEAFRYLHKQRIDFTRRANTGDCLANPAVPWAQGVEIERALKQVRVEGLTGNIQFDQHGKRVNYSVNIMELKSNGPVKIGYWNEMDKMAVTKSDVFTNDTTGMENKTVIVTTILEAPYVMLKKNADLFVDNERYEGYCVDLAAEIAKHCGFKYQLKIVGDGKYGARDAETKIWNGMVGELVYGKADIAVAPLTITLVREEVIDFSKPFMSLGISIMIKKPQKSKPGVFSFLDPLAYEIWMCIVFAYIGVSVVLFLVSRFSPYEWHTEEYEDGQIQTNESTNEFGIFNSLWFSLGAFMRQGCDISPRSLSGRIVGGVWWFFTLIIISSYTANLAAFLTVERMVSPIESAEDLAKQTEIAYGTLDSGSTKEFFRRSKIALFDKMWTYMRGAEPSVFVKTTAEGVQRVRKSKGKYAYLLESTMNEYIEQRKPCDTMKVGGNLDSKGYGIATPKGSSLRNAVNLAVLKLNEQGLLDKLKNKWWYDKGECGSGGGDSKEKTSALSLSNVAGVFYILVGGLGLAMLVALIEFCYKSRAEAKRMKVAKNAQNINPTSSQNSQNFATYKEGYNMTFGDAMRNKARLSVTGSTGENGRVMTPEFPKAVHAVPYVRPDMGLNVSLTDLS, encoded by the exons tctgTTCACAGTTCTCTAGAGGAGTGTATGCCATTTTTGGATTCTATGACAAGAAGTCTGTAAACACCATCACCTCGTTTTGTGGGACGCTACATGTCTCCTTCATAACACCCAGCTTCCCTCTGGATGGAAGTCATCAGTTCATTATCCAGATGCGACCAGATATCAAGGGCCCCCTCCTCAGCCTTATTGAGTACTACAAGTGGGACAAGTTTGCCTATCTCTACGACAGCGATCGAG GCCTGACAACACTGCAAATTGTTCTGGACACCGCAGCAGAGAAAAAGTGGCAGGTAACTGCCATTAATGTGGGAAATCTTAAAGATGAGAGAAAGGATGAGGCCTACCGCTCACTGTTCCAAGATCTGGAGAACAAAAAAGAGAGGAGGGTGATACTGGACTGTGAACAGGATAAAGTGAAGGACATTATGGAACAG GTCATCACAATTGGCAGACATGTTAAAGGCTACCACTACATTATAGCCAATCTG GGTTTCATTGATGGAGACCTGTCCAAAATTCAGTATGGTGGAGCAAATGTTTCAGGCTTTCAGATTGTTGATTTTGATGATCCCTTGGTTTCCAAATTTGATCAGCGATGGGAGGCACTAGAAGAAAAAGAATATCCTGGAGCTGACAGCAAAATAAGG TATACATCTGCGCTGACCTATGACGCCGTTCAGGTGATGACAGAAGCTTTTCGATACCTTCATAAACAACGCATTGACTTTACCAGGAGGGCCAACACTGGTGACTGCTTGGCTAATCctgctgtgccatgggctcagGGTGTGGAGATTGAGCGAGCACTGAAACAG GTTCGAGTGGAAGGCCTGACAGGAAACATCCAATTTGACCAGCATGGCAAGAGAGTCAATTACTCAGTGAATATAATGGAATTAAAGAGTAATGGTCCTGTAAAA ATTGGATACTGGAATGAAATGGATAAAATGGCTGTCACCAAATCAGATGTCTTTACAAATGACACAACAGGAATGGAAAACAAAACTGTTATTGTGACCACCATTTTG GAAGCTCCGTATGTAATGCTGAAAAAGAATGCTGACCTTTTTGTAGACAATGAGCGCTACGAGGGTTACTGTGTAGATCTTGCTGCTGAGATAGCGAAGCACTGTGGCTTCAAATATCAACTGAAAATAGTGGGGGATGGAAAATATGGCGCAAGAGATGCAGAGACCAAAATCTGGAATGGAATGGTTGGAGAATTGGTATATGGG AAAGCAGACATCGCAGTGGCTCCTCTGACCATCACATTGGTGCGAGAGGAAGTGATTGACTTCTCCAAACCTTTCATGTCACTGGGCATTTCCATCATGATCAAGAAGCCTCAGAAATCCAAGCCTGGAGTTTTCTCTTTCTTGGATCCACTGGCTTATGAGATTTGGATGTGTATAGTTTTTGCTTACATTGGTGTCAGCGTGGTGCTGTTCCTCGTCAGCCGCTTCAGCCCCTACGAGTGGCACACTGAGGAGTATGAGGACGGGCAGATCCAGACCAATGAGTCTACTAATGAGTTTGGCATATTCAACAGCCTGTGGTTCTCCCTTGGAGCCTTTATGCGACAAGGCTGTGACATCTCTCCTAG ATCTCTGTCTGGACGCATCGTTGGTGGCGTGTGGTGGTTTTTCACCTTAATCATCATTTCTTCCTACACTGCTAACCTGGCTGCTTTTCTGACGGTTGAAAGAATGGTTTCTCCCATTGAAAGTGCCGAGGACCTGGCTAAACAGACTGAGATAGCTTATGGGACTCTGGACTCTGGCTCCACAAAAGAGTTTTTTAGG CGCTCAAAGATTGCCCTTTTTGACAAAATGTGGACATACATGCGCGGTGCAGAGCCCTCTGTGTTTGTGAAAACCACAGCAGAGGGGGTTCAGAGGGTCCGCAAGTCCAAGGGGAAGTATGCCTACCTTCTAGAGTCCACCATGAATGAGTACATCGAGCAGCGAAAGCCCTGCGACACCATGAAGGTGGGAGGAAACCTAGACTCCAAGGGCTACGGAATCGCCACACCGAAAGGATCCTCATTAAG AAATGCGGTTAACCTCGCAGTACTAAAACTGAATGAGCAAGGCCTGTTGGACAAATTGAAAAACAAATGGTGGTACGACAAAGGAGAGTGCGGCAGCGGGGGAGGTGATTCCAAG GAGAAGACGAGCGCCCTCAGCCTGAGCAACGTGGCTGGGGTCTTCTACATTCTGGTCGGAGGACTCGGTTTGGCCATGCTGGTGGCCTTGATTGAGTTCTGTTACAAGTCCAGAGCCGAGGCGAAACGAATGAAGGTGGCAAAGAATGCACAGAATATTAACCCAACTTCCTCGCAGAATTCACAGAATTTTGCAACTTATAAGGAAGGTTACAAC atGACCTTTGGGGATGCCATGAGGAATAAAGCAAGACTTTCCGTCACAGGGAGTACTGGGGAGAATGGTCGGGTGATGACTCCAGAGTTTCCTAAAGCTGTCCACGCCGTCCCTTATGTGAGACCTGACATGGGACTGAACGTCAGCCTGACAGATCTGTCCTGA
- the gria2b gene encoding glutamate receptor 2b isoform X4 yields MEKIVNLFVSLLLVLWGCALGGSPSVQIGGLFPRGADQEYSAFRIGMVQFGTSEFRLTPHIDNLEVANSFAVTNCFCSQFSRGVYAIFGFYDKKSVNTITSFCGTLHVSFITPSFPLDGSHQFIIQMRPDIKGPLLSLIEYYKWDKFAYLYDSDRGLTTLQIVLDTAAEKKWQVTAINVGNLKDERKDEAYRSLFQDLENKKERRVILDCEQDKVKDIMEQVITIGRHVKGYHYIIANLGFIDGDLSKIQYGGANVSGFQIVDFDDPLVSKFDQRWEALEEKEYPGADSKIRYTSALTYDAVQVMTEAFRYLHKQRIDFTRRANTGDCLANPAVPWAQGVEIERALKQVRVEGLTGNIQFDQHGKRVNYSVNIMELKSNGPVKIGYWNEMDKMAVTKSDVFTNDTTGMENKTVIVTTILEAPYVMLKKNADLFVDNERYEGYCVDLAAEIAKHCGFKYQLKIVGDGKYGARDAETKIWNGMVGELVYGKADIAVAPLTITLVREEVIDFSKPFMSLGISIMIKKPQKSKPGVFSFLDPLAYEIWMCIVFAYIGVSVVLFLVSRFSPYEWHTEEYEDGQIQTNESTNEFGIFNSLWFSLGAFMRQGCDISPRSLSGRIVGGVWWFFTLIIISSYTANLAAFLTVERMVSPIESAEDLAKQTEIAYGTLDSGSTKEFFRRSKIALFDKMWTYMRGAEPSVFVKTTAEGVQRVRKSKGKYAYLLESTMNEYIEQRKPCDTMKVGGNLDSKGYGIATPKGSSLRTPVNLAVLKLSEQGVLDKLKNKWWYDKGECGAKDSGSKEKTSALSLSNVAGVFYILVGGLGLAMLVALIEFCYKSRAEAKRMKVAKNAQNINPTSSQNSQNFATYKEGYNVYGIESVKI; encoded by the exons tctgTTCACAGTTCTCTAGAGGAGTGTATGCCATTTTTGGATTCTATGACAAGAAGTCTGTAAACACCATCACCTCGTTTTGTGGGACGCTACATGTCTCCTTCATAACACCCAGCTTCCCTCTGGATGGAAGTCATCAGTTCATTATCCAGATGCGACCAGATATCAAGGGCCCCCTCCTCAGCCTTATTGAGTACTACAAGTGGGACAAGTTTGCCTATCTCTACGACAGCGATCGAG GCCTGACAACACTGCAAATTGTTCTGGACACCGCAGCAGAGAAAAAGTGGCAGGTAACTGCCATTAATGTGGGAAATCTTAAAGATGAGAGAAAGGATGAGGCCTACCGCTCACTGTTCCAAGATCTGGAGAACAAAAAAGAGAGGAGGGTGATACTGGACTGTGAACAGGATAAAGTGAAGGACATTATGGAACAG GTCATCACAATTGGCAGACATGTTAAAGGCTACCACTACATTATAGCCAATCTG GGTTTCATTGATGGAGACCTGTCCAAAATTCAGTATGGTGGAGCAAATGTTTCAGGCTTTCAGATTGTTGATTTTGATGATCCCTTGGTTTCCAAATTTGATCAGCGATGGGAGGCACTAGAAGAAAAAGAATATCCTGGAGCTGACAGCAAAATAAGG TATACATCTGCGCTGACCTATGACGCCGTTCAGGTGATGACAGAAGCTTTTCGATACCTTCATAAACAACGCATTGACTTTACCAGGAGGGCCAACACTGGTGACTGCTTGGCTAATCctgctgtgccatgggctcagGGTGTGGAGATTGAGCGAGCACTGAAACAG GTTCGAGTGGAAGGCCTGACAGGAAACATCCAATTTGACCAGCATGGCAAGAGAGTCAATTACTCAGTGAATATAATGGAATTAAAGAGTAATGGTCCTGTAAAA ATTGGATACTGGAATGAAATGGATAAAATGGCTGTCACCAAATCAGATGTCTTTACAAATGACACAACAGGAATGGAAAACAAAACTGTTATTGTGACCACCATTTTG GAAGCTCCGTATGTAATGCTGAAAAAGAATGCTGACCTTTTTGTAGACAATGAGCGCTACGAGGGTTACTGTGTAGATCTTGCTGCTGAGATAGCGAAGCACTGTGGCTTCAAATATCAACTGAAAATAGTGGGGGATGGAAAATATGGCGCAAGAGATGCAGAGACCAAAATCTGGAATGGAATGGTTGGAGAATTGGTATATGGG AAAGCAGACATCGCAGTGGCTCCTCTGACCATCACATTGGTGCGAGAGGAAGTGATTGACTTCTCCAAACCTTTCATGTCACTGGGCATTTCCATCATGATCAAGAAGCCTCAGAAATCCAAGCCTGGAGTTTTCTCTTTCTTGGATCCACTGGCTTATGAGATTTGGATGTGTATAGTTTTTGCTTACATTGGTGTCAGCGTGGTGCTGTTCCTCGTCAGCCGCTTCAGCCCCTACGAGTGGCACACTGAGGAGTATGAGGACGGGCAGATCCAGACCAATGAGTCTACTAATGAGTTTGGCATATTCAACAGCCTGTGGTTCTCCCTTGGAGCCTTTATGCGACAAGGCTGTGACATCTCTCCTAG ATCTCTGTCTGGACGCATCGTTGGTGGCGTGTGGTGGTTTTTCACCTTAATCATCATTTCTTCCTACACTGCTAACCTGGCTGCTTTTCTGACGGTTGAAAGAATGGTTTCTCCCATTGAAAGTGCCGAGGACCTGGCTAAACAGACTGAGATAGCTTATGGGACTCTGGACTCTGGCTCCACAAAAGAGTTTTTTAGG CGCTCAAAGATTGCCCTTTTTGACAAAATGTGGACATACATGCGCGGTGCAGAGCCCTCTGTGTTTGTGAAAACCACAGCAGAGGGGGTTCAGAGGGTCCGCAAGTCCAAGGGGAAGTATGCCTACCTTCTAGAGTCCACCATGAATGAGTACATCGAGCAGCGAAAGCCCTGCGACACCATGAAGGTGGGAGGAAACCTAGACTCCAAGGGCTACGGAATCGCCACACCGAAAGGATCCTCATTAAG AACGCCAGTAAACCTTGCGGTATTGAAACTCAGTGAGCAAGGCGTCTTAGacaagctgaaaaacaaatggtgGTACGATAAGGGTGAATGTGGAGCCAAGGACTCTGGAAGTAAG GAGAAGACGAGCGCCCTCAGCCTGAGCAACGTGGCTGGGGTCTTCTACATTCTGGTCGGAGGACTCGGTTTGGCCATGCTGGTGGCCTTGATTGAGTTCTGTTACAAGTCCAGAGCCGAGGCGAAACGAATGAAGGTGGCAAAGAATGCACAGAATATTAACCCAACTTCCTCGCAGAATTCACAGAATTTTGCAACTTATAAGGAAGGTTACAACGTATATGGGATCGAAAGTGTAAAAATTTAG